From the genome of Lentisphaera araneosa HTCC2155, one region includes:
- a CDS encoding alkaline phosphatase D family protein — protein MRKLFSCLSMAFVVSCANQQLKENQAPLSHGPVLGAVDSDSIKVWGRTEAPDSFYVRYGTEKGALNIRSKTTSTELSHDNTGTVELTDLTPGTEYFYAIFSDGKQISPEGSFKTLNDTKLLKSDLNPEGLFNFSFEFACGNNQNPNNGLGYGVPAYDTLNNNFRNNLDFAIQNGDWIYEEDRDFTVEQWKQQVGTEEVPKILEDAPHLTGVWENYKTYMHRAPNLMDWHRNLPSFFTFDDHELLNDIIGTSTVGFQDRRAVFRDTGTQGWYDYLGWANPTETTQGIHFGRTQAKKGSKFLVDKSADFTKINFKETTNLHIHWSTEDAGLIDSVNGDKEGGDPNAKVYEIVKVIDKHTLEINPPLAETRESHYSIGRDNFGTFKVANCRFILLDTKSQRDAHDIKNPYKKGISMIGKKQREWMMNLMAKKDAEFYFVVSSVNFMVPHVGGGGAVSFAAPTKDDAWTVFFDEREKLIDFWDKLGKKVFILSGDLHNSYSVKITDSVWEFASGPHNSVNHRPSDEGNRPMNGPFKYGPRECEIRWSTTAMNDIPRDARKFPHFCVIKVNNVFNNPKELGGTRRVAFPIPQVMFQFYDALSGELVYAESILAK, from the coding sequence ATGAGAAAATTATTTAGCTGTTTATCCATGGCCTTCGTGGTCTCTTGTGCTAATCAACAACTTAAAGAAAACCAGGCACCACTGTCACACGGTCCGGTTCTCGGCGCTGTTGATTCCGATAGTATCAAAGTCTGGGGCAGAACGGAAGCTCCTGATAGTTTTTACGTGAGATATGGCACTGAAAAAGGTGCTTTGAATATTCGTTCAAAAACGACTTCTACTGAACTAAGTCACGACAATACCGGAACTGTGGAGCTGACGGATTTGACTCCGGGCACAGAGTATTTCTACGCCATTTTTTCTGACGGTAAGCAAATTAGTCCAGAGGGATCATTCAAAACACTTAACGACACAAAACTCTTGAAGTCTGATCTCAATCCTGAGGGACTTTTTAACTTTTCATTTGAGTTTGCCTGCGGTAATAACCAAAACCCCAATAATGGCCTTGGCTACGGCGTTCCGGCATATGATACTTTAAATAATAATTTCCGCAATAATCTTGATTTTGCTATACAAAATGGTGACTGGATCTACGAAGAAGACCGCGATTTCACTGTGGAGCAGTGGAAACAACAGGTTGGTACTGAAGAAGTCCCAAAAATCCTTGAAGATGCACCGCACCTCACAGGTGTATGGGAAAATTACAAAACCTATATGCATCGCGCTCCCAACCTCATGGACTGGCACCGCAACCTCCCAAGTTTCTTTACTTTCGATGACCACGAATTACTCAACGACATCATTGGTACGTCGACAGTAGGTTTCCAAGACCGTCGCGCTGTATTCAGAGACACGGGAACTCAAGGCTGGTACGACTACCTCGGCTGGGCCAATCCTACTGAAACAACGCAGGGCATTCACTTTGGTAGAACTCAGGCCAAAAAGGGTTCTAAGTTCCTCGTGGATAAATCGGCTGACTTCACTAAAATTAATTTTAAGGAAACCACCAACCTTCACATTCACTGGAGCACAGAAGACGCAGGTCTGATTGATAGTGTCAACGGAGACAAAGAAGGCGGCGATCCCAATGCAAAAGTTTATGAGATCGTAAAAGTCATCGACAAACACACATTGGAAATCAATCCCCCACTCGCAGAAACTCGTGAGAGTCATTACTCAATTGGTCGCGATAATTTCGGTACCTTCAAAGTTGCTAACTGCCGCTTTATTTTACTCGACACCAAATCCCAGCGCGATGCCCACGACATCAAGAATCCTTATAAGAAAGGCATCTCGATGATCGGCAAAAAGCAACGTGAGTGGATGATGAACCTCATGGCTAAAAAAGATGCTGAGTTCTACTTCGTGGTTTCTTCTGTAAACTTCATGGTTCCCCACGTCGGTGGCGGCGGTGCGGTAAGTTTTGCGGCTCCCACAAAAGATGATGCCTGGACGGTGTTCTTTGATGAACGTGAAAAACTTATCGACTTCTGGGATAAGCTCGGCAAAAAAGTCTTCATCCTTTCCGGTGACCTACACAACTCTTACTCAGTCAAAATCACTGACTCCGTTTGGGAATTCGCTTCCGGGCCTCACAACTCGGTCAATCACCGCCCTAGTGACGAAGGTAATCGTCCAATGAATGGCCCTTTTAAATACGGTCCTCGTGAATGCGAAATTCGCTGGTCTACTACAGCCATGAACGACATCCCTCGCGATGCCCGCAAATTCCCTCACTTCTGCGTTATCAAAGTAAATAATGTGTTCAATAACCCAAAAGAATTAGGTGGTACACGTCGTGTAGCCTTCCCTATTCCTCAGGTGATGTTCCAGTTCTACGACGCCTTAAGCGGCGAGTTAGTTTACGCTGAGTCTATCTTAGCTAAATAA
- a CDS encoding RNA polymerase sigma factor, which translates to MENYTRQTLLQKIKSTQDEDSWNEFIEIYRPYIYVIIKNLGVRPVEIEDHVQSTLVICWQKLPDFNYDPDKGRFRYWLSRIAKFTVNNHIRKHSRRSELDKKLELPTSLPPDIEAISDREWKVFISKKAWQNIKDGLSENSRLCFEALMKGESFDIIAERLSIPKNTISVNKKRVEEKMFKEIQRLQREIG; encoded by the coding sequence ATGGAAAACTATACGCGACAGACTCTCTTACAAAAGATAAAAAGTACCCAGGACGAAGATTCCTGGAATGAGTTCATTGAAATCTATCGCCCCTACATCTATGTGATTATCAAAAATCTAGGTGTTCGACCTGTGGAAATAGAAGACCACGTTCAAAGTACGCTGGTCATCTGTTGGCAAAAATTACCTGATTTTAACTACGATCCCGACAAGGGTCGCTTTCGTTATTGGTTGAGTCGCATCGCAAAATTCACCGTCAACAATCACATCCGCAAGCATAGTCGACGTTCCGAATTAGATAAAAAACTCGAACTGCCGACTTCACTCCCCCCCGATATCGAGGCCATAAGTGATCGTGAATGGAAAGTTTTTATCTCAAAAAAAGCCTGGCAAAATATTAAAGATGGTTTGAGTGAAAACTCACGCCTCTGTTTTGAAGCTTTGATGAAGGGTGAATCCTTTGATATTATTGCGGAGCGTTTATCGATACCAAAAAACACCATATCTGTCAACAAGAAACGAGTTGAAGAGAAGATGTTTAAAGAAATACAGAGGCTACAGCGAGAAATCGGTTAA
- a CDS encoding serine/threonine protein kinase, whose protein sequence is MSEDESIWETLFDRADEDGREKSLLNRISTVENRYETLEVAGAGAMKRVFRTNDRVSDRLIARAVLKDPENDQAVESFLREARIIATLQHPNIVPLYDMGVDDSGQPFFTMRLLDGLTLTNILNELNKGNAEFIEKYTLSKRIDVFLKICDAMAYAHSEGVAHLDLKPDNIAVSQYGKTLVCDWGIAAIIGSEDKFETSLLESFDYYSKRYYTLSGEIKGTPGYMSPEQAKGAEEVKDERSDIFALGCIFYELLCFEKALAGDGLASIIAMTISGAVDPPVKRRPDLFVPESLSAICMKAMRKDPDRRYQKVEEIIADIDAYRQGFLTEAEDFSFKKQFYLLYKRNRQICHVALGFIIIIILGSFYFVDSLKKEKEATDQALEHSENLRAQNQKISVEASENYALKARTAYYRFQMLPATDLCEAALALDSNNELAISYLAKILLIQQKYKESYEKSLSYMSLQQPKRREFKEKDLREYTQKMLSYHESEHQDIKRIYPNVQEFLKIEDRFVLIAQLYAWAIMEKQSFVDDKLKEIEADISWLLSHENGKEVKCKLSSEVGGFLLDLSGNGDLADIRSIGQLPIVKLDLRGTRVKHMSFVKPDAINLFGLDSFRKTKILWVDKEQEIAPDTFRNATVHYH, encoded by the coding sequence ATGAGTGAAGACGAAAGCATTTGGGAAACACTTTTTGACCGCGCCGATGAGGATGGGCGTGAAAAAAGTCTTTTAAACAGAATTTCTACGGTTGAAAACCGTTACGAGACTCTGGAAGTCGCAGGTGCAGGTGCTATGAAACGGGTCTTTAGGACCAATGATAGAGTTTCTGATCGTCTTATTGCCAGAGCAGTTCTTAAAGATCCGGAAAATGACCAAGCGGTTGAAAGTTTTTTGCGGGAAGCGCGAATTATTGCCACTCTTCAGCATCCGAATATTGTTCCTCTTTATGATATGGGAGTCGATGACTCAGGGCAACCTTTTTTTACCATGCGCTTACTCGATGGACTTACACTGACTAACATTCTAAATGAATTGAATAAGGGTAATGCGGAGTTTATCGAAAAATATACTTTATCCAAAAGAATAGATGTCTTTCTAAAAATCTGCGATGCCATGGCTTATGCCCATTCGGAGGGTGTTGCTCATCTAGACCTAAAACCTGATAATATTGCTGTCAGTCAATACGGTAAAACCCTTGTGTGTGACTGGGGCATAGCGGCTATTATTGGTAGTGAAGATAAGTTCGAAACCTCCCTTCTGGAAAGCTTCGATTATTACTCAAAGCGCTATTATACACTGAGCGGCGAAATTAAAGGTACGCCAGGGTATATGTCGCCAGAGCAGGCAAAAGGTGCTGAAGAAGTGAAAGATGAACGTAGTGATATCTTTGCCTTAGGTTGTATCTTTTATGAACTTCTCTGCTTTGAAAAAGCCTTGGCTGGTGATGGTTTAGCTTCTATTATTGCGATGACGATCAGTGGGGCAGTGGATCCCCCAGTTAAAAGACGCCCTGATTTATTCGTGCCCGAAAGTCTAAGTGCTATTTGCATGAAAGCCATGCGCAAAGACCCCGATCGACGCTATCAGAAAGTAGAAGAAATTATTGCTGATATCGATGCCTACCGGCAGGGCTTTTTAACGGAAGCCGAAGACTTTTCATTTAAAAAACAATTTTACTTGCTTTACAAAAGGAATCGACAGATTTGTCATGTGGCCCTAGGCTTTATTATCATTATCATCTTGGGGTCTTTTTACTTTGTTGATAGTCTTAAAAAAGAAAAAGAAGCAACCGACCAAGCTCTCGAACACTCGGAAAATCTTCGAGCTCAGAATCAAAAAATCTCGGTTGAGGCAAGCGAGAATTATGCCCTCAAGGCGAGAACGGCTTATTACCGCTTTCAAATGCTTCCTGCAACTGACCTTTGCGAAGCCGCTTTAGCACTTGATAGTAATAATGAATTAGCCATATCATACCTCGCGAAAATTTTACTGATTCAACAGAAGTATAAAGAATCCTATGAAAAAAGTCTTAGCTACATGTCTTTGCAACAGCCAAAAAGACGAGAGTTTAAAGAAAAAGATTTACGTGAATATACTCAAAAAATGCTCAGTTATCATGAAAGTGAGCATCAGGACATAAAACGTATTTATCCCAATGTTCAGGAATTCTTGAAGATTGAAGATCGTTTTGTTCTCATTGCCCAGCTTTATGCCTGGGCAATTATGGAAAAACAAAGTTTTGTGGATGATAAACTAAAAGAGATTGAGGCAGATATCAGCTGGCTCTTAAGCCATGAAAACGGCAAAGAAGTTAAGTGTAAGTTGAGCAGTGAAGTAGGGGGCTTTTTACTTGACCTCTCAGGCAATGGCGATTTAGCGGATATTCGCAGTATTGGTCAGCTTCCCATAGTGAAACTGGATTTGAGAGGTACACGCGTCAAACACATGAGCTTTGTTAAACCGGATGCCATCAATTTATTTGGACTGGATTCTTTTAGAAAGACCAAGATCTTATGGGTGGATAAGGAACAGGAAATTGCGCCGGATACATTTAGAAATGCAACGGTTCATTATCATTAA
- a CDS encoding PVC-type heme-binding CxxCH protein, producing MKWLVYLSLFLGFTYILNSAPLELKDGDRVAFVGGTFIEREAEYSLIETYLTLAHAEKDIKFRNLGWSADTVRGESRGYEKIGAGYAPLLKKVSDTKPTKIILAYGANEAWSGKTGLDKFVQDYKTLINDLKVRNNAEIILMSTPRQENLGGAYPNPADYNHLLKIYFSAVEKLAADQGLTYIDLFSEIQDIKGLTTNSIHLNEDGYRRIAEVLSGLKKNDHSKITKKGLAEGTYDVQVKGKMLFRTQASELGKGLELKHLKLHEKLLQKEIRDKNEQFFHAWRPQNNSYIFGFRKHEQGQNSKEVIEFAEKVVGYEKRITELKKLTKVSPQFVLASEIKRKASSDNEKLILPPEEEIKTFNLPNDLEVSLFATEPMIINPTNMNWDSKGRLWVACTPDYPQIKPGHLASDQIVVLEDTDNDGKADKHHVFVDNVLIPTGVLPGNGGVYVSNSTELIHYKDTDGDMRADEKKIIMSGFGTEDTHHIIHTPYWGQDGMLYFSQSIYINSHIETPWGVERLWAGGIWQYNPHTERLQVYSRGLVNAWGFSMDKYGQTFATDGAGAHGINYQFPGVAQLTARGTSHLYPGLNPGQPKHCGLETISGDHFPEKYRGLMVTNDFRGHRTNTFKLTENGSAFVSNQQLDIISTGSGKLDRSGKGGGFRPVDVKMGPDGALYIADWSNIIIQHGEVDFRDKRRDQSHGRVWKIKAKGKDLKRTVDFTSLSTAKLLENLKSDDRYVADMTKRVLIERGADSVEPELLKFLTKEQSDYTKLQALWLRRGFNLPDSQLLLDVLSSEDYHIRAAALRVAAQQYSKDPGILKIFKVFIRDKAAIVRLEAVNGVRALNSKEAVEVALQALDSEVDKTIDYALKLTVRKLAQQWIGKTLFNGNIKHLIYAVSASENPRALDALYQAYKSGKIPADQQSKVLSLIGELGNRKQLTELFKLCLSPKLSDDDKRLVLTSLLHTNRTRGLKPNVDFKLIENFLDNNKLKHISIMLIGEWKVNALANKLAKHALEGNNQAFVALGNLQCQDSIITLLLIIEQKAGQKEAVKAVAALASLDMTIAVERAVEIFKSHNTKLDYGSIFTAILKDKEGPEALRLALQGKTIDSSIALLGVQRANTMGRDLSALITSLNKAGDLKPMKQSLTEDEMTALIKAVREKGNPHMGENIYRKQSIACINCHAIGGAGPKIGPDLLSIGASAPIDYLIESILQPSKKIKEGYHMTMVSTKDGKMIAGSEVSANDNEVVIRDALGKKIHIPTRNIKTKQMNPMSMMPPGLAASLSEEEFIHMIAFLSQLGKEGDFKLSNKRYIRTFKVVDQKLIKLNWDQVGSFNYQTALTKVDATIQVKDKKLFPKAKPVLKFDIDVLKEGQLTLKFSDIKGVTTYKVSREKFQVDAKTNTATVKVNKGKMSIILVLDKSYSSQDLQVQIFEPKTSALIKL from the coding sequence ATGAAGTGGCTTGTTTACCTGTCTCTATTCTTAGGCTTTACGTATATTTTAAATAGTGCTCCACTGGAACTCAAAGATGGGGATCGTGTTGCCTTTGTCGGAGGTACATTTATTGAGCGCGAAGCGGAATATTCTTTAATTGAAACTTATTTAACTTTAGCTCATGCCGAAAAGGATATAAAATTCCGCAATCTCGGCTGGTCAGCAGATACCGTTAGAGGTGAATCACGCGGCTATGAAAAAATCGGAGCAGGTTATGCTCCATTATTAAAAAAGGTTTCCGATACTAAACCGACAAAAATTATTCTTGCTTATGGTGCCAATGAAGCCTGGTCGGGTAAAACAGGCTTAGACAAATTTGTTCAGGATTACAAAACGCTGATCAATGATTTAAAAGTCAGAAATAATGCCGAAATCATTTTGATGAGCACACCGCGTCAGGAAAATCTGGGCGGAGCGTATCCAAACCCTGCAGATTATAATCACTTGCTTAAAATCTATTTTTCTGCAGTCGAAAAATTGGCTGCTGACCAGGGGCTTACTTACATCGACCTCTTTAGTGAAATCCAAGATATCAAAGGTTTGACCACAAATTCAATCCACCTCAACGAAGATGGCTACAGACGCATTGCAGAAGTTCTCAGTGGCTTGAAGAAAAATGATCACAGTAAAATAACTAAAAAAGGACTAGCTGAGGGGACTTATGACGTTCAAGTAAAAGGAAAAATGCTTTTTAGAACGCAGGCATCTGAATTGGGAAAAGGGCTTGAGCTCAAACATTTAAAACTCCACGAAAAGCTTCTTCAGAAAGAAATTAGAGACAAAAATGAACAGTTTTTCCACGCTTGGCGCCCGCAAAACAACTCCTATATCTTTGGCTTCAGAAAGCATGAGCAGGGACAGAACAGTAAAGAAGTTATTGAGTTTGCCGAAAAAGTAGTCGGCTATGAAAAGAGAATTACTGAATTAAAGAAACTGACAAAAGTCAGTCCTCAATTTGTCCTCGCTTCTGAAATCAAGAGAAAAGCTAGTTCGGATAATGAAAAACTTATTTTACCTCCTGAAGAGGAAATCAAGACTTTTAATTTACCAAATGATCTCGAGGTATCGTTGTTTGCTACTGAGCCGATGATCATCAACCCAACGAATATGAACTGGGATAGCAAAGGGCGTCTTTGGGTAGCCTGCACACCAGATTACCCTCAAATTAAGCCGGGGCATCTCGCCAGTGACCAAATTGTTGTTCTTGAGGATACAGATAATGATGGAAAAGCTGATAAGCATCACGTCTTTGTTGATAATGTTTTGATCCCCACCGGTGTTCTACCGGGCAATGGCGGTGTCTATGTTTCCAACTCAACTGAATTGATTCACTACAAAGATACAGACGGCGACATGAGAGCCGATGAGAAAAAAATTATCATGTCAGGTTTTGGTACGGAAGACACTCACCATATTATCCACACGCCTTATTGGGGGCAGGATGGTATGCTCTACTTTAGTCAATCAATTTACATTAACAGCCATATCGAAACTCCCTGGGGAGTCGAGCGTCTTTGGGCCGGCGGCATTTGGCAGTATAACCCCCATACAGAACGCCTTCAGGTTTATTCCCGCGGTTTAGTTAACGCCTGGGGATTTAGTATGGATAAATACGGTCAGACTTTTGCTACAGATGGTGCTGGTGCTCACGGTATCAATTATCAGTTCCCGGGTGTAGCTCAACTCACGGCACGCGGAACAAGTCATTTGTACCCGGGGCTCAACCCCGGTCAGCCCAAGCACTGTGGACTAGAGACGATTTCGGGTGATCATTTCCCGGAAAAATATCGTGGTCTCATGGTCACTAATGACTTTCGCGGTCATCGCACAAATACTTTTAAACTCACTGAAAATGGCAGTGCCTTTGTTTCCAATCAGCAACTTGACATAATATCTACCGGCTCAGGAAAACTTGATCGCAGTGGCAAAGGCGGAGGCTTCCGTCCTGTGGATGTAAAAATGGGACCTGATGGAGCACTCTATATTGCCGATTGGTCAAATATCATTATTCAGCACGGTGAAGTGGATTTTCGCGATAAGCGCAGAGATCAATCTCATGGTCGTGTTTGGAAAATTAAAGCAAAGGGAAAAGACTTAAAAAGAACTGTTGATTTCACTTCCTTATCAACAGCAAAATTGCTTGAAAACCTCAAGTCTGATGATCGCTATGTCGCTGACATGACCAAGCGTGTCCTTATTGAAAGAGGGGCAGACTCAGTAGAGCCTGAGCTCCTTAAGTTTCTCACTAAAGAGCAGAGCGACTATACAAAACTTCAGGCTCTATGGTTGCGCAGAGGATTCAACTTGCCGGATAGTCAGTTACTGCTCGATGTTTTAAGTTCAGAAGATTACCACATTCGTGCAGCCGCTCTGCGCGTAGCCGCCCAGCAGTACAGCAAGGATCCAGGTATTTTGAAAATATTTAAAGTATTTATTCGTGATAAAGCAGCTATTGTTCGCCTTGAAGCTGTTAACGGAGTGAGAGCTTTAAACAGTAAAGAAGCAGTAGAAGTAGCACTCCAAGCCCTAGATAGTGAAGTTGATAAGACAATTGATTATGCGCTGAAGCTTACCGTAAGAAAACTAGCTCAGCAATGGATTGGTAAAACGCTTTTTAACGGCAATATCAAGCACCTAATTTACGCAGTAAGTGCAAGTGAAAACCCCAGAGCTTTAGACGCTCTCTATCAAGCCTATAAATCCGGAAAAATTCCGGCGGATCAGCAAAGTAAAGTGTTGAGCCTCATTGGTGAATTGGGCAATAGAAAGCAGCTCACGGAACTCTTTAAACTCTGTTTATCTCCCAAGTTGTCGGATGATGATAAAAGACTTGTCCTAACTTCATTGCTGCACACTAATCGCACGAGGGGTTTAAAACCCAATGTGGACTTTAAACTCATAGAGAACTTCTTGGATAACAATAAGCTTAAGCATATAAGTATAATGCTGATCGGTGAATGGAAAGTAAACGCATTGGCAAATAAGCTTGCTAAGCACGCGCTCGAGGGAAATAACCAAGCTTTTGTGGCCCTTGGCAATCTGCAATGTCAGGATTCTATAATAACATTGCTTTTGATTATTGAACAAAAAGCAGGTCAAAAAGAGGCTGTTAAAGCTGTAGCAGCCTTGGCTTCTCTGGATATGACTATTGCGGTTGAGCGTGCGGTCGAAATCTTTAAATCTCACAATACTAAGCTTGACTATGGTTCCATATTTACGGCCATTTTAAAAGATAAAGAAGGCCCTGAAGCACTTAGGTTGGCACTCCAAGGCAAAACTATTGATTCATCTATTGCTTTGCTGGGCGTTCAGCGAGCCAATACAATGGGACGTGATTTAAGTGCATTAATCACGAGCTTAAATAAAGCCGGCGACCTAAAGCCGATGAAGCAGTCTTTGACTGAAGATGAAATGACGGCTCTGATCAAAGCAGTTCGTGAAAAAGGCAACCCTCACATGGGGGAGAATATCTATCGCAAGCAATCGATTGCCTGTATCAATTGTCACGCCATTGGCGGAGCAGGTCCAAAAATTGGTCCGGATTTACTAAGTATCGGCGCTTCGGCCCCCATTGATTACCTAATCGAATCTATCTTGCAGCCCAGCAAAAAGATTAAAGAAGGTTATCACATGACTATGGTGAGTACGAAAGATGGTAAAATGATTGCCGGTTCTGAGGTGTCTGCCAATGATAATGAGGTCGTTATTCGCGATGCCTTAGGTAAGAAAATTCATATACCGACTAGGAATATTAAAACTAAGCAGATGAACCCCATGTCGATGATGCCTCCGGGCTTAGCAGCCTCTTTAAGTGAGGAAGAATTTATCCACATGATTGCTTTTCTCTCGCAATTGGGTAAAGAGGGTGACTTTAAATTATCGAATAAAAGATATATACGTACCTTCAAAGTGGTGGATCAAAAATTAATTAAACTCAACTGGGATCAGGTCGGCTCCTTTAATTATCAAACAGCACTGACAAAAGTGGATGCCACAATTCAGGTAAAAGATAAGAAGCTCTTTCCCAAAGCCAAACCGGTTCTAAAATTTGATATCGATGTTCTCAAAGAAGGTCAATTGACCCTGAAATTCTCCGATATTAAAGGGGTGACAACTTATAAAGTGAGCCGTGAAAAATTCCAGGTTGATGCCAAAACAAATACCGCCACGGTAAAGGTGAATAAAGGTAAAATGAGTATCATTCTAGTTCTTGATAAGTCTTATAGCTCTCAAGATCTACAGGTACAGATTTTTGAGCCAAAAACGAGTGCCTTGATAAAGCTGTAA
- a CDS encoding c-type cytochrome has protein sequence MILSIIPTGFILISLSLLLSCKAGEKSTEQTPVLKEKKVAEADKLEDKAQLLPADHPFAQCATCHGVNGEGNQELFSPRISGQNSAYINQQIESYKMGWRGKDPKNPHGLIMAEVAKKLSKEDLEKINKYLKTVKAEEKSPRLYANTIRGERLYRTNGCSYCHGDNAEGDPVNKVPRLNHQHGWYMLKQLKNFKSGVRGAHADDAMGHTMAFYAKTIHDEQSMHDIISWITSISKKK, from the coding sequence ATGATATTATCGATCATTCCAACTGGCTTCATTCTCATTTCGCTCTCGCTTTTATTAAGCTGTAAAGCAGGGGAGAAATCCACAGAACAGACTCCAGTACTTAAAGAGAAAAAAGTAGCGGAAGCCGACAAGCTTGAAGATAAAGCTCAACTTCTTCCGGCAGATCACCCCTTTGCTCAGTGTGCTACTTGTCATGGCGTGAATGGTGAAGGTAATCAGGAGCTATTTAGTCCCCGGATTTCAGGTCAGAATTCCGCGTACATTAATCAGCAAATTGAATCCTATAAGATGGGGTGGCGAGGGAAGGATCCCAAAAATCCTCATGGCCTAATTATGGCGGAAGTCGCAAAAAAGCTAAGTAAAGAAGATTTGGAAAAGATCAATAAGTATCTCAAGACAGTGAAAGCAGAAGAAAAATCCCCGCGTTTGTATGCTAATACAATTCGCGGCGAACGCCTCTACAGAACAAATGGCTGCTCTTATTGCCATGGAGATAATGCCGAAGGTGACCCGGTCAATAAGGTGCCAAGGTTGAATCATCAGCATGGTTGGTACATGCTCAAGCAATTGAAGAATTTCAAAAGTGGCGTGCGCGGGGCTCATGCCGATGACGCCATGGGGCATACCATGGCCTTCTACGCAAAAACTATTCATGATGAGCAGTCAATGCACGACATCATTTCATGGATTACTTCCATCTCCAAGAAAAAATAG